One genomic window of Medicago truncatula cultivar Jemalong A17 chromosome 1, MtrunA17r5.0-ANR, whole genome shotgun sequence includes the following:
- the LOC11425056 gene encoding ras-related protein RABE1a: MAAPPARARSDYDYLIKLLLIGDSGVGKSCLLLRFSDGSFTTSFITTIGIDFKIRTIELDGKRIKLQIWDTAGQERFRTITTAYYRGAMGILLVYDVTDESSFNNIKNWIRNIEQHASDNVNKILVGNKADMDESKRAVPTSKGQALADEYGIKFFETSAKTNMNVDEVFFSIARDIKQRLAESDSKTEPQTLKINQPDQGAGSAQASQTSSCCGS, encoded by the exons ATGGCTGCTCCACCTGCAAGAGCTCGATCCGATTACGATTACCTAATCAAGCTTCTCCTCATCGGTGATAGCG GTGTGGGTAAAAGTTGCCTTCTATTGCGTTTCTCAGATGGTTCATTCACAACTAGTTTTATCACAACCATCGG cATTGATTTCAAAATAAGGACCATAGAGCTTGATGGTAAGCGAATCAAATTGCAAATATGGGACACGGCTGGTCAAGAGCGTTTTCGAACCATTACAACTG CTTATTACCGTGGAGCAATGGGTATCTTGCTTGTGTATGATGTCACCGATGAGTCATCTTTTAACA ACATCAAGAACTGGATTCGCAACATCGAGCAGCATGCTTCTGACAATGTCAACAAAATATTAGTAGGGAACAAGGCCGACATGGATGAAAGCAAAAGG GCTGTTCCAACTTCAAAGGGTCAAGCTCTGGCAGATGAATACGGCATCAAATTTTTCGAAACT AGTGCAAAAACTAATATGAATGTAGATGAGGTTTTCTTTTCAATAGCTCGGGACATCAAACAAAGACTCGCAGAAAGTGACTCAAAGACTGAG CCCCAGACACTCAAGATTAACCAACCAGACCAGGGAGCTGGCTCTGCTCAAGCATCACAAACATCGTCTTGCTGTGGTTCTTAG
- the LOC11420796 gene encoding ras-related protein RABE1a has protein sequence MAAPPARARSDYDYLIKLLLIGDSGVGKSCLLLRFSDGSFTTSFITTIGIDFKIRTIELDGKRIKLQIWDTAGQERFRTITTAYYRGAMGILLVYDVTDESSFNNIKNWIRNIEQHASDNVNKILVGNKADMDESKRAVPTSKGQALADEYGIKFFETSAKTNMNVEEVFFSIARDIKQRLAESDSKTEPQTLKINQPDQGAGSAQASQTSSCCGS, from the exons ATGGCTGCTCCACCTGCAAGAGCTCGATCCGATTACGATTATCTCATCAAGCTTCTCCTCATCGGTGATAGCG GTGTGGGTAAAAGTTGCCTTTTACTGCGTTTCTCAGATGGTTCATTCACAACCAGTTTTATTACAACCATTGG cATTGATTTCAAAATAAGGACCATAGAGCTTGATGGTAAGCGAATCAAATTGCAAATATGGGACACGGCTGGTCAAGAGCGGTTTCGAACCATTACAACTG CTTATTACCGTGGAGCAATGGGTATTTTGCTTGTGTATGATGTCACCGATGAGTCGTCTTTTAACA ACATCAAGAATTGGATTCGCAACATTGAGCAGCATGCTTCTGACAATGTCAACAAAATATTAGTGGGGAACAAGGCTGACATGGATGAAAGCAAAAGG GCTGTTCCAACTTCAAAGGGTCAAGCTCTGGCAGACGAATACGGCATCAAGTTTTTCGAAACC AGTGCAAAAACTAATATGAATGTGGAGGAGGTTTTCTTTTCAATAGCTCGGGACATCAAACAAAGACTTGCAGAAAGTGACTCAAAGACTGAG CCCCAGACACTCAAGATTAACCAACCTGACCAGGGAGCTGGCTCTGCTCAAGCATCACAAACATCATCTTGCTGTGGTTCTTAG
- the LOC11429557 gene encoding soluble inorganic pyrophosphatase 4 isoform X1: protein MASESETVTVDVSEVPTIAVSEIVMNVNFAEEMAPPIETPNKIPTANYTSPPPLNERILSSLTRRSVAAHPWHDLEIGPEAPKIFNCVVEIGKGNKVKYELDKKTGLIKVDRVLYSSVVYPHNYGFIPRTICEDGDPIDVLVIMQEPVLPGCFLRAKAIGLMPMIDQGEKDDKIIAVCADDPEYRHYNDIKELPPHRLAEIRRFFEDYKKNENKEVAVNDFLPSSSAFEAIEHSMTLYADYVVESLRR from the exons ATGGCTTCTGAATCGGAAACTGTCACTGTG gATGTTTCTGAGGTACCAACAATTGCAGTGTCTGAAATCGTGATGAATGTTAATTTT gctGAAGAAATGGCTCCACCAATTGAGACCCCAAACAAGATTCCCACCGCGAACTACACCTCACCTCCACCTCTGAATGAGAGGATCCTTTCATCATTGACTAGGAGGTCTGTTGCTGCACACCCATGGCATGATCTTGAGATAG GTCCTGAAGCTCCCAAGATCTTCAATTGT GTGGTTGAAATTGGAAAAGGAAACAAGGTGAAATATGAACTTGACAAGAAAACTGGACTTATTAAG GTTGACCGTGTCCTTTACTCATCAGTTGTGTATCCTCACAACTATGGGTTTATCCCCCGCACTATTTGTGAGGATGGTGACCCCATTGATGTCTTAGTTATTATGCAG GAGCCAGTTCTTCCAGGCTGCTTTCTTCGTGCCAAAGCTATTGGTCTCATGCCCATGATTGATCAG GGTGAGAAAGATGACAAGATCATTGCTGTCTGTGCTGATGATCCTGAGTATAGGCATTACAATGATATCAAGGAGCTCCCTCCACATCGTTTAGCTGAAATCCGTCGTTTTTTTGAAGATTACAAGAAGAATGAGAACAAGGAAGTTGCAGTTAACGACTTTCTTCCTTCCTCATCTGCCTTTGAAGCTATCGAGCATTCCAT GACCTTGTATGCAGACTACGTTGTGGAGAGTTTGAGGCGGTAG
- the LOC11429557 gene encoding soluble inorganic pyrophosphatase 4 isoform X2 — MNVNFAEEMAPPIETPNKIPTANYTSPPPLNERILSSLTRRSVAAHPWHDLEIGPEAPKIFNCVVEIGKGNKVKYELDKKTGLIKVDRVLYSSVVYPHNYGFIPRTICEDGDPIDVLVIMQEPVLPGCFLRAKAIGLMPMIDQGEKDDKIIAVCADDPEYRHYNDIKELPPHRLAEIRRFFEDYKKNENKEVAVNDFLPSSSAFEAIEHSMTLYADYVVESLRR; from the exons ATGAATGTTAATTTT gctGAAGAAATGGCTCCACCAATTGAGACCCCAAACAAGATTCCCACCGCGAACTACACCTCACCTCCACCTCTGAATGAGAGGATCCTTTCATCATTGACTAGGAGGTCTGTTGCTGCACACCCATGGCATGATCTTGAGATAG GTCCTGAAGCTCCCAAGATCTTCAATTGT GTGGTTGAAATTGGAAAAGGAAACAAGGTGAAATATGAACTTGACAAGAAAACTGGACTTATTAAG GTTGACCGTGTCCTTTACTCATCAGTTGTGTATCCTCACAACTATGGGTTTATCCCCCGCACTATTTGTGAGGATGGTGACCCCATTGATGTCTTAGTTATTATGCAG GAGCCAGTTCTTCCAGGCTGCTTTCTTCGTGCCAAAGCTATTGGTCTCATGCCCATGATTGATCAG GGTGAGAAAGATGACAAGATCATTGCTGTCTGTGCTGATGATCCTGAGTATAGGCATTACAATGATATCAAGGAGCTCCCTCCACATCGTTTAGCTGAAATCCGTCGTTTTTTTGAAGATTACAAGAAGAATGAGAACAAGGAAGTTGCAGTTAACGACTTTCTTCCTTCCTCATCTGCCTTTGAAGCTATCGAGCATTCCAT GACCTTGTATGCAGACTACGTTGTGGAGAGTTTGAGGCGGTAG
- the LOC11429557 gene encoding soluble inorganic pyrophosphatase 4 isoform X3 produces the protein MAPPIETPNKIPTANYTSPPPLNERILSSLTRRSVAAHPWHDLEIGPEAPKIFNCVVEIGKGNKVKYELDKKTGLIKVDRVLYSSVVYPHNYGFIPRTICEDGDPIDVLVIMQEPVLPGCFLRAKAIGLMPMIDQGEKDDKIIAVCADDPEYRHYNDIKELPPHRLAEIRRFFEDYKKNENKEVAVNDFLPSSSAFEAIEHSMTLYADYVVESLRR, from the exons ATGGCTCCACCAATTGAGACCCCAAACAAGATTCCCACCGCGAACTACACCTCACCTCCACCTCTGAATGAGAGGATCCTTTCATCATTGACTAGGAGGTCTGTTGCTGCACACCCATGGCATGATCTTGAGATAG GTCCTGAAGCTCCCAAGATCTTCAATTGT GTGGTTGAAATTGGAAAAGGAAACAAGGTGAAATATGAACTTGACAAGAAAACTGGACTTATTAAG GTTGACCGTGTCCTTTACTCATCAGTTGTGTATCCTCACAACTATGGGTTTATCCCCCGCACTATTTGTGAGGATGGTGACCCCATTGATGTCTTAGTTATTATGCAG GAGCCAGTTCTTCCAGGCTGCTTTCTTCGTGCCAAAGCTATTGGTCTCATGCCCATGATTGATCAG GGTGAGAAAGATGACAAGATCATTGCTGTCTGTGCTGATGATCCTGAGTATAGGCATTACAATGATATCAAGGAGCTCCCTCCACATCGTTTAGCTGAAATCCGTCGTTTTTTTGAAGATTACAAGAAGAATGAGAACAAGGAAGTTGCAGTTAACGACTTTCTTCCTTCCTCATCTGCCTTTGAAGCTATCGAGCATTCCAT GACCTTGTATGCAGACTACGTTGTGGAGAGTTTGAGGCGGTAG